From the Endozoicomonas sp. Mp262 genome, the window AGGTCCAGAATTTCTGCCCGGATGGATACATCCAGGGCGCTAGTAGGCTCGTCACAGATAATCAATTCAGGCTCCACTGCCAGTGCCCGGGCAATGGCAATACGCTGTCGCTGCCCTCCGGAAAACTCATGGGGGTAGCGAAAGCGATGCTCAGGCTCCAGTCGAACCTGCTCTAATAAGTGAATGACTTTTTCTTTCCGCTGTTGAGTGGGCAGGGATGAATTCAGGCTGATCATTCCTTCTTCGATAATATCCCCGATGGTCATTCTCGGGTTCATGGAGGAATAGGGGTTCTGGAAAATAACCTGAATTTTCCGTCTCAGGGGTAGTAGTTCCTTTCGTTGTAACCGGTTGATCTTAAGGTTATTAAACCAGATAGTCCCGGCGGTTGCCTGCTCAAGGCATAAGATGGCTCGGCCGATTGTGGTTTTACCACAACCGGATTCCCCAACTAAAGCCAGGGTTTCACCTTTTTTGATGGAGAAACTGATGCCGTTAACGGCCTGGGTATGTCCACAGACCCTTTGCAAAATACCTTTACGAATAGGGAAGTGAACCTCAAGGTCTTCCACCCTTAACAGGGATGAACCGGAGTCCCCGGGTCTGAATGAGTCCGTATCAGGCAGGTTATTGATTAATTTTTGGCTGTAGGCATGAACAGGCGCTGAAAAGAATTTCTTGCACCTGGCTTCCTCAATGATTCGCCCCTGGTACATGACGCCTATCCTGTGGGCAACCTGGCGTACTACACCCATATCATGGGTAATCAGCAAAACAGCCAGGTTTCGGGATTTGGTCAGTTTTTTCAGCAGCTTAAGAATCTGCTTTTGAATGGTGACATCAAGGGCGGTGGTGGGTTCATCTGCCAGTAGTATATCCGGTTCACAGGCCAGGGCCATGGCAATCATAACCCGTTGCTGCTGGCCTCCTGACATTTGATGGGGATACCCGTTTATTCGCTTTTCCGGTTCAGGGATGCCAACCTCTTCCAGCAAATCCAGGGCTTTTTCCCTGAGTGCCCGCCCTTTTAATGGGGTATGTAGCTTCAGGGTTTCCATAATCTGGTTGCCAATGCGTTGAACCGGGTTAAGTGAGGTGAGGGCATCCTGAAAAATCATGGCTATTTTGTTACCACGAAGGAAGGTCATTTCCTGCTCTGTCAGTTGAAACAGATCATGCCCTTCAAGCAATACTTTGCCCTGGGTAATGGTGAGGGCTTCTGGTAACAGGCGCATAATGGATAAGGAGCTTACTGACTTGCCACTGCCTGATTCACCTACCAGAGCATACACTTCACCGGCATTGAGCTGAAAACTGATATTGTGGAGGATTTGCGTTTCCGGATGCTGCCTTAATACCACTGACAGGCCTTCAATCCTGAGCTTTTCATGGAGGGTTTCCGCTTGTTTTGGCCTTGGGGATTGATGGGGATGGGTTGCCATTAACGGGTCTCCTGAGAGGGTTTTCCAGTGGTAACCGACTTGGGGTTAAAGGTGTTATTGACAAGGTCTGAAAAGAGGTTGGCTGCCAGTACCAGGGTGAACATAAACAGAAAGGCGCCTGTGAGGTTCCACCACACTGCCGGTTCCCGGCTGAGCTCGGCACTGCCAGCACTGATCATATTGCCCCAGCTATGGATGGATGAATCAACCCCTACCCCGATATAGGCCAGTACAGCTTCAGCAAGCACCAGGGCGCTGAAGTCCAGGACAAAAGTGATCAGGATAATATGGATCAGGTTCGGCAATATATGTCGGCGAAGAATGCGGAAGTGACTGACGCCAAAGGCGTGGGCTGCCTGGATATAGTCCAGCTGGCTCAGCTTAAGGGTTTCTGCCCTTAACAAACGACACAGGGTGGCCCAGCTGGTAATCCCCAGAATAAAACAGAGGGCTATAAAACGGGCGTCGCCTTTTTCCAGGCTGGTGTCAAAGTATTCAGGATGGAGGTCAATCCAGACCTGGAACAGCAGCACCGATGCGGCTATCAGTAAGATACCGGGAATGGAGCTCAGTGTGGTGTAGAGGTATTGAATAATATCATCCACCCAGCCTTTGAAGTAACCGGCAGCAATGCCAAAGATAATGGCGATGGGCATCATGATCAGCGTAGCCAGGGTGCCAATCAGGATACCCGTGCGAATACCTTTAAAACAGGTGTAAAGCACGTCATTGCCTGCCTTGTCTGTGCCCAGCACATGATAGAGGTGTCCCATATGAAGGAGCCAGGCAAGCAGGCAGCAAATCACAGCAAGGGTCAGGTAGCCGGTAAACCAGGGGTAGGGGGAATATTTTCCCTTGATCAGCCAGTGGTGAATGCCCATTAAACTGGCGGCAATAACCAGTCCCAGCAAGCAGGCTATCAGGCTCTGCCAAAGGATATCTGCGGCTTTGCTTTGTCCCGGTTGCAAGTGCTGGCCTGCATACTGCAACTCGGGAAAATCACGGTAGGTTCGGCCCTGGCTATCCTGCCTGTTTTCCTTGGCGTAAGATTTCAGGGAAAAAGGGGCAGAGTAGGTTTTTTCATTATTTTCCCCGATCTCTCCCAGCAGTATATCCAACACACTGTAAACGTCATTGGAGTAGTAAACAGTGTGGGCAGGTTGCCCTTCAACAGGGGGCAGTTCTTTACGGAAATGAACGGAGTCGGTAACGGCAATAGCAATATAGGTAAGAATAATCAGGAATGTGGAAAGCCCCAGCCGGGACTGAAAGACTTGACTCCAGCGTTCGCGGTTTTGAGGGTTTTTTATCAGACTGACAACAAAGGAGATAATACATATCAGCAGGATATAAAGCAGCAGGTCACTCCAGAGAAAAACAGGTTTCATCGGTTATCCCCTTAATTCAGCCTGACCCGTGGATCTACTACGGTATACGATATATCAGTGAGAATAAGCCCGGCGATATAGAGTAAGGACCCAATAAATACCATGGCCCGGACAATGGCAAAGTCCTGGGATTTAAGGGCATCTATCATATAGCTGCCTAATCCGGGGATACCAAAGAATGACTCCATAATCAGGCTTCCCATAAACAGCATGGGAATGACAATCACCACATTGGTGAGGATGGGAATCAGGGCATTGGGCAAAATATGCTTAAAAAGTACCCCCGCCTCACTTAATCCCTTGGCTCTGGCAGTTCGTGCGTAGTCCTGTTCCGCCTCTTCCAGAAATAGTGCCCTGTAAAGGCGGGCACCAGCCCCAATACCTGAAACAATGCCGATCATCACCGGTAGGATCAGGAATTTGATGGCCTCTATACCGGGCTGGAATCCCGAGATAGGCACTAGTTTCCACAGTCGGGCAAGCAGGTATTGCCCGCCAATAATATAAAAAAGATAGGAAATGGACATCAGCGCTACAAACAGGGCGATAAAGCCTGTTTCCAGTCCGGTATTTCTGAACATGACAACCAGCAGGGCGATACAGATATTAATCCATAGACCTACAATAAAGGTGGGCAGGGCAATACTCAGGCTTGGCCACATGCGCTGGGAGACATCGCTGGTAATATCCCGTCCGCTTTCTGACTGTCCGAAGTCAAAGGCAAACAGTTTCAGGGATTTGGTAAAGAAAATGGTATCCGTGTATTGCTCCAGTCCCTGTTGTTCAGAGTTGATAAACAGGGGTTTGTTGTAGCCATTGCTTTCTTTCCATAATTCAATGGTCTCAGCCGTGACATGCTTGTCTCCCAACTGGGCACGGGCCATATCATCCGGACTGTTGACAATAAAAAACAGCATAAATGTAATCAGGTTGACCCCGATCAAAATGGGTATGGCATAGAACAGCCGTCTTATAATGTAGGCAAGCATTGTTATTTTATCCTTGCATTCGTGTTACTGGTGCTACCGCTAATATTCATACCATTTTCAATTGAGATATTGGGAATAGGGCATGGTAGATGGATAATAGAAGTCTATACTTTTCCCCATTCCCCATTCCCCATTCCCCATTCCCCATTCCCCATTCCCCAGCAGTAGGTTATATCAGGTATTAATGGTTAGCCTCTGTCTGCGCCTGTAGGCACGTACGGCAGGGATTAATAGCAAAAAGAAACCACTCATACTGGCTATTAAAGGTATCAGGCTTGGCTGATTCCACTGTTTTTGTTTGGCCTTCCGAAGGCTCTTGTCTATCCGCAGGTATTTCAGGGTTGCCTTGCTAATGCCATGACGCTTGGTGTTATAGACCCACTGGTTGTTCAGGTAGTATTCCTTGGGGTAGTAACCCGTAAACCAGGGCGAGTCCTGGCGTACAATAGCCAGCATCTTGCTGACAATAACATCTCGTTCCGAGCCTGGTGCCATGGTTTTCATCTGGTTAAAAAGCTGGTTGAATTCGGGGTTGTTATAATTGGAAGGATTGTTGCCATCGCACTGGCAAAGGATGGGGCTTTGGGGGCCATGGAGCAGGAATAGAAAATTTTCAGGGTCTGGATAATCTCCCAGCCAGCCTAACTGAAATAGCTGATGGTTGCCGCTACGCATTTTTTCCTTATAACGATTCCAGTCCGTTGCCCTGAATTCAAGTTGAATGCCCAGCTTTTCCAACTGTCGTTTCTGCCAGTCCTGAGTGCTTTTCGTACTGGCCTGGGACTGAACATCAAAGTAAAGTGTCAAAGGTTTTCCGGTTTCTGCCTCCCGCCCTCCCGGGTAACCGGCCTCAACCATTAACTGTCGGGCAACATCAATGCTTTTACGTTCTGCCCGGCCATTAACCCAGTTATGGGTATAAGGGTTAATGCCCTGCTGGCCCTCAATATAGCCGGGAATGCCCGGTGGAATCGGGCCCATAAAGGGCAGGGAGGAGCCGTTATGGAATATCTCGATATACTCTTCCATATTCCAGGCAATGGCGATGGCCTGACGCAGCTTTCTTTTTTCTTCGCTGTAACCGCCCACCACCGGATCCAGCATATTAAAGCCATTGTAGAAGACGGCAGGCTTGATATCCTCGGACAGGGAGATTTTTTTCTCGGCCATTTCCTGTGATAGCTCAATACCACTGGGGCCGATTACCAGCGCCTGATCAAAGTTTTGATTAACATTGCCATGGTTTTCCCCTGAACGGTCATAATAGCCCTGGAGGAACTTACTCCACATTGGGAGCACTTCCTTATCCAGGGTAAATACTGCCTTGTCGATAAAGGGGAGCTGTTTTCCGGTATCTTCCAGAAAACCCGCTTCCCTGTCTCCCGGAGTCCCTTCAGAGGGGTAAAATTCCTGGCGAAAATTGGGGTTCCTTTCCAGGACAATTTGCCGGTTAGGGTCATTGCGGGTCATCATAAAGGCACCGGTGCCCACAGGATACCAGTCCAGTGTCAGGTTTTTTTCCTTAAAGCCGGGGTTGTGGTAGAACCGGTCAGCTTCCCAGGGAATGGGCGCAAAAAAATGCATGGCCAGCCAATAGGAAAACTGGGGATAGATTCCCTTGATGGTAATGGTATAGGTATGATCATTAATTTTTTCCAGCCCTCGCATTGGAAACCGGCGCAAATCCAGCCAGCCATCCCTTTCAATATTTTTCAGGGTCTCTGTGAACGCTTCCATTCCCACAATGTACTGGGCCATAAAGCCGATCAGTGGCGCCCGGTTGGCAGGATCAGCCAATCGCTTTATCTGATAGATATAATCATCGGCCGTCAATTCACGGGTAGAGGTGGCCTCAAAATCGGCGATTTCCCCATAAGGTGCCCCTTCGCTGGCGGTGCTGAAAAAGTATCGAAATTTACCGTTGTCTTTTACAAAGGCGGGGTGAGGCTGGTATCGGATGCCTGATTTTAAGCGAATAATATATTTACTGTAGGCAATGGCCGGATCATTTTTTTCAACCGCCGTAAACTGGCTATCCAGATAAATAATCTCAGGCATGGCTTCAGCTACTAATGGCTCAAGCGCATAAGGGCGTTTCAGGAAGTGGTAGCCCAGAGGTGGCTCATAAATCTGGTCTATCAGCACACTCTCATCAGTGGAGTAGGAAACAGCCGGATCCAGATGCTGGGGAGGCAGCTGAAAGTTTGTCTGGTAAATAATCTCGTCACCGCTATCAGAGGGGTGGGGATCATTCCACGGCCCTGAGCAGGCAGAAAGCAGTATCACTGCCAACAGAATCCACAAACGCTTCCCAAACATAGAAACCTTCTTGTTTGAATTGTCTTTCCATGGGAACTGAGTCCATGAGAATCAGGAACAGGCTATTATAGATGATTCGGATTGTACTTATTTAGGAGGGGGGTGTCACCTCTGCTCTTTTTATTGTGGAAAAAAGAGCAGAGGTAAGGTTGTCGTTGAAAGGTTATAGATACTGTTTTACTGGGAAACCGTGAAGTTTATCCGGCTGCTATTCTGCCCATCAGCCATTGCTTTTTCATTATATTGACTATCAGGGATTGTATAGGAATCACTACCATTGGCCTGTGCTTCAAAGAAGGTTTGCAGGGCTTGCCATGCTTTTACTTCGTTATAGTTAGTGTCACGTACCGCCATATCCATCAGGTTTTTGTGAGTATCCTGTCTGTTAATATCAAACTCAATCACCTTGCCATCTTTTGTTTTAGGATTAATGGCAAATTGTGGCAGGTTTCTCAGCAGGCTGAACTCAGGGCCATACATCAGCAGCAGCATATACTGATCAGCAATCACCGGGTAAAGGGTTTTGCTGTCTTTCATATCCCTATCGAACAGTGGTGTCAGGGCGCTATCTCCATGGGAGTGAATATCCTCCTTTTCATAAAGCTCAACCTTAGCCACTTCATATTCATCGTTAAAAGTTGCACGCAGGCCAGAGGCATTCAGATACCATTCCGGTTGAATCTGGTTGATGATGAACAGCTTGATAGTGCTGGATGCCAATAGCTTACTGGTTGTACCTGACTCAAGTAATTCCAGCAAAGGAGGAACTATTTTCATCGTATCGGGGTTAGATAGGGGATCATTATTCAACAGTTTCAGAATATCCCAAACTGTCAAGTTGACAGAGGCCAGTGCCTTTCCGAATAGTTCTAGATCGGTATGACTTATGATAACGTCGAGGTTGAAATCTTTACCGATCATAAGGTCATTAATAATGCCTTCGAGGTCAATGCCGACGGAACCCAGCCTGGCTCCCAGTATTTCGAAATCGACCTGTTCAAGAATGTTATCTCCGAGATCTTTGCGGGCAAAAATACCGTTGAGAAAGCCAGTGATATTAATGCCGGCAGCAACGACTTTTTCGTCTCTTGCCTGTAATGCCAGCTTTGCCAAATAATCCCCATCACCAGAGGCCAGCCCGTAACCGATTAAGCGGGCAACACTTTTAAGTTCCTGTGCAGTCAGATAGGCCCTGAACAGTGGGGAGCCGGTTAGTTCTTGCTGTTGGGGATCAATAGAAAGACCCAGTGACAAAACGTCGTACATATCTGAGAATGAGATATCCGCTGTCTTCGCAAAATCACCGCGGATAACGCCGTTGGCTACCAGGGATACCGGTTTGCTGGTTTCAATGGTGTAGTCACCTTCACCTGCTTCATCCTGACCGTATGCTGTATAGCTGTAGCGGGTGGCATCTGCTAAAAGGTTGCCGAGGCTGGATTCACCCAGAGTTTCTGGTTTTGCAAACTCAGTGTTTCCTCGTTTGGCAACGATTTGGTTAAAATCTTCAATCTGTGCAAGCTCTTTAATCCGCTTCTGAGCAGCAGTGACATGTTCGTTAATAGCTTTAACTGTTTTGTCTTTAGAGTTAACGGTGACGGTTTTAATATCGTGGTTGACCAGTTTTACCCCGGTAACCCCTTGTCCTTTGGTATAGGTGACATCCAGCTGTGCCAGAAAATCACCGTAGGCTCCACCACCAAAAATATAGGTTGTGTGGTCACCGTTCTTAACTTCGATGGGCTTTTGATCCCCACCGGCTTTGCCTATCAGGGTGTGGGCATGCCCGGTTGCAATAATATCAATGCCTGTGAGCTTTTTGGCGTAGTCAGCATCATCTCCCACGGGATTTTTGGGGTCGCTGATATTGGTCAGACCACTGTGGGAAAGGGCAACAATGATATTAGCACCTTCTCCTTTCAGCTCATTAACCTGAGTCTGTAGATCTTCAGTTTTGTTGTTGAAGCGAATTTTGGGTGCATTGGTGATGGTTGTGACAGCTTCAGGCCCCATCAGGCCAATAAAGCCGACGGTGATTTCTTGATCAGTACCTTTAAACAAAGTCTGGATGAAGCTTTGTCTGATCACCTCACCATCAACGTGTTTTTTTATAGAAGGTGAGTTATCAGCCACCATATTGGTTGCAACAATAGGGGGAAATTTCTCGCCAGCAGAATTATCCAGCCACCGAGCCAGGGACTCATCACCATAGTCAAACTCGTGGTTGCCCAGTGCTACGACATCGTAATTAACGTCTTGTAAAAACTGGAAGGCTGCCGGAGGCTCATTACCATTGGTTGGAGATGAGGTTAAGGTCATGTCGTAGACCGTACCCATCACAAAATCGCCGGAATCAATCAGCTTCACCGAGTCTTCAGGCTTTTCTTGTTTTATCCTATTGATTTCTGTTGCCAGCCTGGCATAGGTTTCGGCGTGATGGTGCAGGTCCGTGGTTTGCAACAGCGTAAAATTAACCGTGGCACCGCCAGAGGGCAGTTTATCACCTGTACTGGACGAATCAGAATCACTTCCTGAATTACAGCCGGTCAGAGCTACTGCGGAGCCCAGGATCAGACTTCCCCATAGAGTATGCTTCTTCATTATTACCCTGTTTTTTTGTTTGGAGGAGGTGTTTTTTTTGCAGCACAAAAGACAGTGTGCCGATATTTTGATTGTTTCGGACAGTCGAATAGTAAAGGAGAAAGGCGTGTTTAAATATTGATCTAACGCAAGGGTTTAATAATAATTATTTACCATTTGTTGACCGAATACTGACGAATTCAAGAAACATATTCCTGGGAGATTAAGTGTCTCCCCGAAGGGAGACCCTTAATTTCTATTGATAGTAAGCCTTCATCGTTACACCCTTACAGTCTGCCTTTTGTGCAAAAAGTGACAGGGTGTAGAGGTTGCCCGGGTTGTTAATAACAAGTTTTTCATCAGTGTTGCCCGCAGTGGCTGATTTATGGGTGAAATGATGGGCATCCGGCCATCCTTTATTGAGTGCATAAAGGTTACAGTCGCCACTGCCACCGGATGTTGTCACCACAAGCTGGCTGGCTCCGTCAGGAATCTGTACAAACCTGTCAAGGGGCTGGCCACCGGGTGTCACCTGTTTCATGTCGCGATACTCAAATAGCTTGGTCATGCCCCGAGTGGTGTTATTACCGCCGTTATCGTGGTTGTCGGCACTCTGGTTAGAAGGCAGGTATCTGGCAACCTGGGGTACTGTTTTTCGCAGTGCTGCTACAGCATTGGCACCATTTTGCGGATCACCCTGGCTTATGCCGCAGGGTACACCCTTGCAGGTCAGGCCCGGGCTGGCAAACTTATAAATCTTATTGCGCGTCCCGAATGCGGTAAAATAGGCCATGACCGTGACAAACTGTCCGTCTACACCATAACCTGTAGCATAACGGTAAGCGCCTCCTTCAGGAGCCTGACGGCGAGAGTGATTAAGTCCCATATTGTGTCCCAGCTCATGGGCCATTACATAATCACCACAGGAGGTAATGCTGGTGTGGGAGTACATAGAATTCTTCGACCACGCCATATTGCCATTGCTGCGATAACCACCAATCCAGGCCAGTCCACAAACACCATCTCCCGCATAAGGGCGGAGCATGACCACTGTATCAGCACCATGCTGCTTTCTTTCTTCATTAACACCGGTGAATTCAGCCTGATTATTGGTCATACGATCCAATACATCATCGGTTTTATCTTTATCACTGGTGGATACTTTTCTGGAATGAACATTTCTGATGACAATATTCAGTCCGCTGTCTGCATAAATTTTATTGGTAACTGCAACCTTATGGTCAATCAGGGTTTGGGCATCACCGCCGGCTTCACGTTCAACACCCGCTGAATAAAGAAACATGACATCAACGTAGGTTTTTTTGGGAATAGGTGCGGCTATTGCTGTGCTGATAAGGCCGGTAGCCAGCAAAGCACCGGTAACTATTTTTAAAAGTACTTTGAATGTGCTTTGTTTAGTGTTTGTTATTTTCATGATACTGCTCCTTGTATTATTTGCGCTTTATCCTTTTAGCATTTGCACCTCGTTCCCAGCGTCCCCGCTGGGAATGCATACGGGCGTCTCTAGTTATCTCTAACTGTTATCTGGAATCAGGGCATCGGTTTCCAGTGTTTCAATGTCGCTGCGGGGCGGTACTTTATAAAGCACGCCTTCACCATCAGCGGACTGCATGGAATAGCTTCCTGTGGGCGTGGCTACGGTGGCATAAACACTGTTGCGACCCGCCGTAATGATGATTTCGGAGGTTTTACTGTTAGCCAGATGCCCTGTCATTGTTTTTGAGCTGCCGTTATAGGTGATACCTGAAATAACAGCGGTATGTTTTGAATAGTCCGGTAACATAATTTCCATCTGGCTACCCACCTCAAGCGCATTAACTTGACCGGCATTAATATTGACAGGCATTTTCTCATGAACCTGTGGGGCAAACTGATAGCGTTCATTAATATAAGAGTTATTGATATGCCAAGGGCTTGCAGTAGTGGCAGTGGCAACCTCTTTTATCGGGCTATTTTGATCAGGCAATTCGGCTGTATTACGGGAAGTGGTTTCAATAAGTGTACGGGCTTTGTTTATATCCTTTTTATTTTTTCCTGAAACAATTTTAAATGGGTTGTTGAAATTCAATGAATTTTTATCATGATTTGAAATATTGTCGGCTTTATGGGTGGGCATACCAAGGCCTTCCTGATGGGCATTTTTTGAATCAAATACTTTTAATGCGGTAATGGCAATGGCTGCCGGAATAATTATGATAAGGGCTTTTTTCATGGGCTACTTCCTTGTATGTGTATTTGGGGTTTGAAGTGGTGTTGATGGTTAATTTAATGATTTGGAGATAAGAAAAGAATTAGACCAAAGTGTAGTCCTATACTTTGGTCTAAGGGATTTGAGGAACTATTGGCTGAAAGCTTAAAGTAAGCGGTATACGTATACCCCGCATAAAACTAGTGATAAACTGCCCGAAAAATACCATAAACACGGAAAGGAAAGATGGCGAACGGGCTTGTAGTCAGACAGATCACAGTATCCCTTTCTATTCTCTTGCTCAGTGCCGGGTTATTTTTTGGGCTGAGCCAGTTGAAAGGCTCCCCTGAAAAGGAGGAATCACCTTTGGTTGCCCCTTTTGTCGAGGTTCGTCAGTTATCGCCTGAATCGGTAAATCTTGTCATTAATAGCCAGGGTGTTGTGCACCCAGCCATTGAAACACGGCTGGTGACGGAGGCCAGCGGCGTTGTGAAAGCCGTATCACCGGTATTTGTCAGTGGTGCTGTTTTTAATAAGGGGGATGTGCTGGCTACTATTGATGACAGCGATTACCAGGTGGCACTGCGCCAGGCTGAAGCCGGCCTGGCAGCCAGTAAGGCAAAATTGGCTGAGGAGGTTGCCAGGTCTGAGGCAGAGAAAAAAAACTGGCAGCGTTCTGGCAGGAATCTTGCTGATGCTCCTGAACTGTTACTGAGAAAACCTTATGTGGCGGAAGCCCGGGCGAATGTTAAGGCGGCATCAGCCCAGTTGGCGAAGGCGCGCAGGGATCTGGAGAAAACGGTGATCAAAGCACCTTATGAGGGCATGGTCAGGGAGCGAAGCATTAATATTGGTCAATATGTCTCACCGGGCACTGAAGCCGGGACCCTTTTTTCTGTGGACTATTCAGAAGTAAGATTGCCTATCAAGCCCACGGATCTTGAGTTTGTTGATTTGCCGGCTATTGACCGTCACCCGTTCAATAATGTCAAAGTCACCCTGGAACAACGGCTGGGGCAAAGGACATTAAGCTGGGATGCCAGGGTGGCCAGGGCTGAAGGAATCGTAGATGAGCGCAGCAGAATGCATTATCTGGTGGTGAGGGTGGATGATCCCTATGGTCTGAAAACTCCCCGGGAGATGCCATTAAAAGCAGGTAGTTTTATTTATGCCCGGCTACAGGGACGCACCATGGATAATCTGTTCAGGCTTCCCCGCTCTGCACTTTACGGCAGTGGGCAGGTGATGGTGCTTAACCGGCAACAGAATAGCCGTTTTACCCTTCATTTTCGTGATATCACCATTATTTACGCCACTGAATCTGATGTTTTTGTGCGAGGAAACTTGCGGGCTGGAGAGTGGGTAAGCCTCACTGCGTTAAGCAACCCTGTTGAAGGTATGCAGGTTAAGAGCAGTGTCACCCGTGATATAGCCAAAGATGAGCAACAGATGATTAATTTGTCAAACCGGTAAGATCAGCTTTATGGATCACGAAAATAATAATAATCAGCAAAATGGATTAACGGGCGGAATGATAGGATGGTTTGCTGCTAACAGCGTTGCGGCAAACTTGCTGATGGCATTTATTATTGTGGCTGGTTTGTCGTCTGCCTGGATGATCAAGAAAAAGATTTTTCCGGATTTTGATATCAATACAATCAGGGTTGAGGTGCCTTATCCGGGGGCTGGGCCTGATGATGTAGAGCAAAGTGTGGTCTTCAAACTCGAGGAAGCTGTCCGTGATATAACCGGTATTAAAAAGGTTATCGCCATTGCCAGGGAAGGGATTGGCAGGGTATTTGTTGAAGTGGAGACGGGCTTTGATATCGATGAAATTTATGATGAGGTTAAAACGGCAGTGGAAGGACTGAGTAACCTGCCGGATAAGTCAGAACAACCGGTGATTTCCAAGTTGCAGCAGGAAAAAATGGTGTTGTTTGCCACTCTTTATGGAGATCTGGATCGGCTGTCCCTGCAACGCCTGGCACAAAAGCTTCACGGTGAACTGCTGGCCCTTCCTGAGGTGAGTAAAGCGGTGGTTATGGGAGAGCGTGGCCTGGAGATTGCCATTGAAGTATCTGAGCAT encodes:
- a CDS encoding M12 family metallo-peptidase, yielding MKITNTKQSTFKVLLKIVTGALLATGLISTAIAAPIPKKTYVDVMFLYSAGVEREAGGDAQTLIDHKVAVTNKIYADSGLNIVIRNVHSRKVSTSDKDKTDDVLDRMTNNQAEFTGVNEERKQHGADTVVMLRPYAGDGVCGLAWIGGYRSNGNMAWSKNSMYSHTSITSCGDYVMAHELGHNMGLNHSRRQAPEGGAYRYATGYGVDGQFVTVMAYFTAFGTRNKIYKFASPGLTCKGVPCGISQGDPQNGANAVAALRKTVPQVARYLPSNQSADNHDNGGNNTTRGMTKLFEYRDMKQVTPGGQPLDRFVQIPDGASQLVVTTSGGSGDCNLYALNKGWPDAHHFTHKSATAGNTDEKLVINNPGNLYTLSLFAQKADCKGVTMKAYYQ
- a CDS encoding efflux RND transporter periplasmic adaptor subunit; translation: MANGLVVRQITVSLSILLLSAGLFFGLSQLKGSPEKEESPLVAPFVEVRQLSPESVNLVINSQGVVHPAIETRLVTEASGVVKAVSPVFVSGAVFNKGDVLATIDDSDYQVALRQAEAGLAASKAKLAEEVARSEAEKKNWQRSGRNLADAPELLLRKPYVAEARANVKAASAQLAKARRDLEKTVIKAPYEGMVRERSINIGQYVSPGTEAGTLFSVDYSEVRLPIKPTDLEFVDLPAIDRHPFNNVKVTLEQRLGQRTLSWDARVARAEGIVDERSRMHYLVVRVDDPYGLKTPREMPLKAGSFIYARLQGRTMDNLFRLPRSALYGSGQVMVLNRQQNSRFTLHFRDITIIYATESDVFVRGNLRAGEWVSLTALSNPVEGMQVKSSVTRDIAKDEQQMINLSNR